The DNA segment GGCCGATGCGCCGACCACGGACGGAAGCATCACCCCGGTGCGGGACATTAACCGGTGGCCAAAGCAATCGGCAACGCCCTCATTCGCCAAAACATCAGCGATCTAAACCCTGCTGGCCGATCAAACGGTTTGGCCAATGGCTTTGCTTTGAAATTTTTCTCTTGACCACAACCGCCCTGTTACGGAAGCGGATCAAGGTCGGACAGGTCATCGTCGTTCACGAACCGTTCAAGTTCAGTCATCTGTGTGACGATCTCGTTCTCATCCTGTGGCGGAACGAAGACTATTTCGCCGCTGCGCTCGTTCTTGAGAGCCGTGCCGGGTGTGACGCGAAAACTGTCGTCGCGGCCTTTCAACAAGCGGAACATGTCAATCAGGGTTGAATTCGGGATGAGACCGCCTGTCTCGATCAGCTTGCGATGTCCAAGCCGCAGTGCATCTCGATACCGTGCGACCTCCTTCGCTCCGGGCGACTGTGGGTCGTCAGGAAACACATCAGCTTGGAAGAGTTCGTCCTGTGTCGTGACAATATTCTCGACCTCTGAGGATGCTTTCGCCTCCTGAAGCGCCAGCGTGTCGATCAGGATGCCTTGGTTTGGGATCGTGCGCGCCTGCCCTTTCAGGTCTGCAAGTGCGCGCGACGCTCGATTGAGCGCTTTCAGCACCGGCACTGTTTCCAGTGGAACCGAGGGCGGCAGCGGGCGCGGACTGTAGGTTGGGTTTAACATGTGGATCACGTCATGTTTGAAAAAATCGATTTCGCTAACATGACACAGCGATCGTGTTCGTAAAAGCGCCAATGCGGTAACTTGATCAGCCTCGATGCATCCGGTCATCGCATCACGCTCAACGCGCGCAGAACTGCCAGTTGGATGACAGCGCTCTCCACAGATGAATACCCTGACGCCAGGGGATCGGCAATGAGAGCGCCTAGTGAAGCGTTCTGACTTCCATGAGAATGAAAATCACATTCAATCGCCGATATAGCTTCGCTCCGCGCTTGACCTTCGGACCCACATTCTGCGCTTGGAAGCCACTTGTCTTGTAGGAGACACAAATAACATGGCTGTCGGAATGAATTGATCCAAGACGACAGTCGCTGTCCTTCGATTGATCCTTGGATGTAGCCTTTTCGGATTTCTTGCAGATCGCTGCCAAGCTCGCATCGCTTGTAGAAACTCCATCACACGTGAGCGAGAGAAGCTGCCTGCTGGCGTCATGACCGCGTGCGTGGCTCCGAGCATTCGATAGGGCAACAGGGGGGCAGCATTGGCAGAATCATTGACGCTGCGTATCCGACACCGTGCTGTTCGCTCTATAGGTCAGCGCTGAACAGAAGCCGATTAGGATGGCCATAGCTGGATTGCAGCCATATAAAGCAGGTATCCTCCTCCCAATTCAACGAAAGCCTCAACTCGACGTGCTGACCCGCACTCGAACACAAGGTGTATCGCCAAAAAAGCAACGATCGTTGATTTTCATGCACCATGCCAACCCCCCAGCATGATACTTCAATGGTCGTTGACACAACTTCAATTCTTGTCCATTTTAGATCATAAAATAAACGAGCATAGATACAACGATGCAACCGACTGCGCCAACACTGATCCTGACCCCTGCTGACCTCGGCAAAGCAATCCGGGCTCGGCGGCTGGAGCTTGGGCTTAAGCAGGCCGATGTCGCAATGCAGAGTGGAGTTTCCAACCCGACCATCAGCGCCATCGAGAACGGCAAAGACACTGCCCGCATCGGCCTTGTGCTGCAGGTTTGCCGTGACCTTGGCCTCCGGATCAGGGTCGAGACCTGAACATGCCCCGGCTTGAACTCGAGGTATTCCTGGAGGCCCATCCTGCACCTATCGGTCGGTTGACCCGCTTCGATGATGGCGCGGTCGGGTTTCACTACATCACCGACGCGCTGGCCCACCCACTCTCACTGTCGCTGCCTGTGCGCGAAGAACCCTTCACAGACGCCGAGGCGCGTGCCTTTTTTGCCAACCTGCTTTTCGAGAACGCGCAGCGCGAGCAAGTCATGCAGCGCCATGGTCTGGACTTCACAGATATTGTGGGGTTGCTGGAGCACTTGGGCGGTGACTGCCCTGGCGCGGTTTCGTGTGTGCCGATAGGAACGGGACCGGCGAAGACCCCCGGCGACCTGCTGTCCGACTACGATCCGATAGATGACGACACGCTTCGGCGCATCATGGTTTCGCTGCGCGACCGTCGTCGCGTGCCTGACGACACGCGCGATCCATCGCCGTTAGCGGGGGTGCAGGGCAAGATCGCATTGGCGCAGCTGCCATGTGGGCGCTTCGCCCTTCCCAAGCGCGGGTTGAACGTGCCAACAACCCATATTCTGAAAGTGCCTCGTCCGGGTGAGATGAGCGCGGTTGCGCAGGAGCATCTGGTGATGACGCTGATAGCTGAATTACAGCGCCACCCCGTTGCCGAGACGCAATGTATCGGCGAGGGCGATCTGCAAGGATTACTGATCACCCGCTTCGACCGCCGCATCGATGGCACCACGGTAAGCAGGCTGCACCAAGAAGATTTTGCGCAAGGACTCGGCCTTGGCCCACTTCTGAAATACGAACGCAATGGCAGCGGCGCACGGCGTTTCTCGGCTGAAGCTGTTGGGAGACTGCTGATGGCAACTGAACAGCCTGGTCAAGCACGACAGGCCTTCTTGGAGGTGACGCTGCTAAACTTGGCGCTCGGCAATACCGACAATCACGCCAAGAACCACGCGCTGCTCTATACCGGTCAGCGCCCAACTTTCGCGCCCATCTACGATACCATGCCCGTGCTGATTGAAGATCAGGTGACACACCAGTTGGCGTTCGACATCGGCCGCGCACAGATGACAGATGAAATCACCCGCGCGGATCTCGACACCTTCATCCTTGCTCTTGGCTTTCCAAGGACGACCCCGGCGCTTCTGGCCCGGTTGCAACAGTTGTTGACGGCGACTGTTGCGCACATTCCCGAGATGTCAGGTCCGGTGCGCAAGCGGATCGGCGACGCGATGGCAGTGCAGACATGCGCGCTGGCCCAAGCGCTGGAGATGGACATCGATACCCCCAAACGCGATCTGGTCGTCCTCAACCGGCCTTGAGTCTTAAAGCACCCCCTGGTCACGCCGAAGCAGCTCCCTGCGCGTTTGTGCGCATGCTGCGTCACGTCCGAAGATTACAGCTGACTTCCTTCGCTCGATCCCTGTATGTAGCCTTTTCAGACTTCCGTGGCGGTGACAATGATCTGCGCTGAGAGCGCATCAGCGACTCGCTGACAGGCGCACCGCTCTGGACAGCGCATCAGCACGCCCCCTGCCCACACCGACTCTCTATGCGCCTGTGAGCGCTTCTAATCGTGATGGGCGGGGACATCATATGCTGGCGGTCAGAAGGCGACGTAATTATACCAAGTCTCGCGAAATCTGACTCTTCTGAGGGTTTTGGGATTCCCAAATCTATGAAGATCTGACTCAATGGCGTCAGATTTTCTGGGGAGGGCCTCTCTATGGGCGCAGCGCTCGCGTTACGGACAGACTACGACGGCATGAAGTTGAGAGAACTTGCGCGAAAGACAAAGGATGCCAACCAAGCCCGCAGGCTTTTGGCGCTGGCGGAGATCTATGATGGCGGTCGGCGCAGCGATGCTGCTCGGATTGGTGGTGTTGGCCTACAAATTGTCCGTGACTGGGTGGAGCGGTTTAATGCCCGCGGGCCTGACGGCTTGATCAACGGCAAAGCTCCTGGTCAGCAGTCTAAGCTTAACGATGAGCAGCGCAGGGCGCTTGCTGCAATTGTTGAGAGCGGTCCGACCTTATCGGTCCATGGGGTCGTCCGCTGGCGCCTGAGTGATCTGAGGAAATGGATTGCAGACACATTTGGGATTTCACTTCACGAGACGTCGATAAGCCGGGAACTCAGGGCGCTTGGTTATGTCAAACTCACAGCACGCCCGCGCCATCACGCGCAAGATACAGCCGCACTGGAGGACTTTAAAAAAAAGGGTTTGCAGCCGCAGTAGCAAAGCTCCGCGCACGGCTCCTGCAAGGCACTGTGATCGAAGTCTGGTTCCAAGATGAAGCGCGTGTCGGCCAGAAAAACAAGATCACGCGCCGATGGGCGAAGCGCGGTACGCGACCTTCCGCCCCACATGATCAGCGCACGAGTTCAAGCTACATCTTTGGAGCGATTTGCCCAGCCCTCGGGAAAGCTGCAGGTCTTGTGCTGCCAGCGTGCAATACCGAAGCGATGGCCCTGCATCTTGCTGAAATCTCCCAAACTGTCGCACCCAAAGCACATGGGGCTGTGCTCGTGGATCAAGCCGCATGGCACATGACTGACAAGCTGGTCATTCCGGACAACATCACCATCATCCCGATCCCCGCAAAATGCCCAGAACTCAATCCAGTCGAAAACATCTGGCAATTCATGCGAGACAACTGGCTATCAAACCTCATCTTCGAAACCTATGAAGACATCGTAGATCATTGCTGCAAGGCTTGGAACAAATTGGTCAGCATGCCCGACACAATCACCTCCATTGGAACCCGCGACTGGGCTCAAGAGTTCTGATCAATGCTGATTGGTATTACTGCTCGGATAAGTCGAGGGCGTCGCCTTCAAGGATCTCCCCGGTGCCAGCGCTCTCACCATCCTGCATCCATTCAAGCGTCGTGCCATCGATGACTGCCTGATAGCAGCCAAATTCGGTGCCGGGATAGCAGACGCCTGAGCTATGCGGGAATTTGGGTGATGGCATGAATTGAAAGGCGGCGTATTGTGGCGGGTGTCAAAGCCAGCCAGAACCTCACGAGGAGCAATACGCCTATGAAGAACGATACAACCATTCTACCGTTTCGCCAATCAGAAACTATCGTCGACCCGCTGACAGAACTGGCACGGGAAGGCGCACGCCGGATGCTGGCGGAAGCGCTGAAAGCCGAAGCTGATGCATTTGTGGCCAGCTTTGCGGACGAGAAGCTGGACGATGGCCGCCAGCGGATCGTCCGCCATGGACTTGGCCCTGAACGTCAGATCCAGACGGGCATTGGCGCTCTGAATGTGCAGCGCCCCAAAGTGCGTGACCGGATGGCGGCACTCGATCCTGCGCAAAAGATCCGCTTCACCTCGAATATACTGCCGAAATGGGCGCGCCGCTCGGTCAGCTTGGACGCGCTGTTGCCCGTTCTCTACCTGAAGGGCATTTCCACGGGCGATTTCCAGGAAGCGCTGTCAGCCATTATGGGCCCCGATGCACCCAACCTGTCTCCGAGTGTCATATCCCGCCTGACCGCAGGTTGGCAGGCAGAATATGATGCCTGGGCGCGGCGTGATTTGTCTGCGCGCAATTACGTCTACATATGGGCAGATGGCGTCTATCTGCAGGCGCGCATGGAAGAAAATGCCGAATGCATGCTGGTGATCATCGGAGCCACACCGGAGGGCAAGAAGGAACTGATCGGCTTTCAGGTTGGGCTTCGGGAAAGCTCGCAGAGCTGGCATGAATTGCTGAGCGATCTCAAGGCTCGGGGCCTGTCTGTCGCCCCCAAGATCGCGGTGGGCGATGGCGCCTTGGGGTTCTGGAATGCATTGGACAAGGCATTTGGCAGCACGAAGCACCAGCGCTGCTGGGTTCATAAGGTGAAGAATGTGCTGAACTGTTTTCCCAAGCAGATGGCCGCAGCCGTGAAATCTGATCTCGATGATATCCAGCATGCCGCTACGAAAGCGGAAGCGAAGGCCGCAATGGATCTGTTCAGTGAGAAATATAAGCAGAAATACGAAAAAGGCGTGAATTGCCTGACCAAGGACAGTGACGCCTTGCTGGCTTTCTTCGACTTCCCGGCTGATCACTGGGGCCATCTGCGCACGACGAACCCCATTGAGAGCGTCTTCGCCACGGTTCGGCACAGAACGGTTCGCACAAAGGGTGCGCTCTCGCAAAAGACCGCGAAACTGATGGTCTTTACCCTCATTCAGGCCGCGTCCAAGAAATGGTTGCGCCTCAATGGCAGAAATCAGTTGCCAAAAGTCATCGAAGGAATCACATTCAACGACGGCGTCGAAGTGATTTTTGACGCACCAAGCCGCGCCGCCTGAAAATGCGCGTCACCCAAATTCAAGCATAGCTCCAGACGCCTTCGTCCGTAATCTCATATGCGCCAGAGGTCTCGGTGTCGTAATAGGTGCCATCTTCGGCGAAATAGCTGCTGTAGCCACCGCCGCCCATGTCGCCTTGGAAGGTGTTTCCTACGAGTGCTTGGCGCAATTCGTCCTGAGTTGTCGCGAAGGCTGGGACTGCAAGGATCGCGACAGCCAAAGGTGCAAGTATACGTGCGAATTTCATTCGGGACTCCATGATTGCTATTTGCCTGAAAAGACTTGGCCCATCACATCGAAAAGGCAAATCAGTCAAATCCTGCTGGTTGGTTCCGCATCGTCTTCCCAGTTCGGTGTGCGAAACGCGCTGACCATGAAATCGATGAAATTGCGAATGCGCGGCACGACATGACGGTCAGGCAAGAAGACCGCATAGATCGCTGTATCATCCACGGGAGTGTAGTCAGACAAGATCTGCACCAGGCGTCCCTGCTGGATCGCGGGACGTGCCAGATGCTCTGCCGCCCGCATGACGCCAAACCCAGCAAGGCACATGTCGAAAAGCGACATACCCTGATTGCTTCGGAAACGGCTTTCTGCACGAAATGTCACAGGTTCACCGCTATTTGCGAACGTCCAGAGGTTCAGGTGATCACGGCTGCCATCCCAGGCGAGGCAGGGCATCCTGCCAAGATCATCCAGTGTCCTGGGCGTGCCGTGGCGCGCAATCAGCTCTGGTGCAGCCACGATGATGCGCTGCAGGCTGCACAGGCGGCGGTGCATCAAGCTCGAATCCGGTAACTTGCCCATTCGGATCGCGACATCGACAATATCATCTATCAGATTTTCATAGTCATCGGTCAGACGCAGATCGAGCGCCAAGCTGGGGTGCTGCTTCAGAAAATCTGACATCAACGGCGTGATACGGTCGAGCCCGAAAGCAATTGGAGCCGAGACCCGCAAACACCCGTCTACCTGCATCGCATCCTGCTGCCAGTCGGCCTCGAAACGCTCGACGGTATCGAGGAGCTTCCGCGCGGCGTCGCGGAAACGCGCACCTTCGGGTGTCAACCGATGGCCGCGCGTAGTGCGATGCAGCAGCCTTGCGCTCAACCTTGCTTCGAGGCGTTGAATGGTTTGGCTGACAAATGGCTGGCTGACGGCAAGTGCATGCGCCGCAGCCGTGAAGCTTCCGGTCTGCACAACCGTGCAGAACACCTGCATTTCCACAAGACGATCATCCTTCATAAGGGGCCTCCGCTGCCTGTGCTGATACAAGCATCTGCAATAACTGTTATTACAGTTATTTCATTGATCCGTCAGCCCGGTTTTTCGATACTCAAGTCAATCCACCAACCAGCGACACCGCCGGTGCCACGGCGCAAGCAAGGAGACCCTCATGCTCGACCTCGGAAAACGTGTCTCGATCTACCAGCCTGAACAAGAAGGTCTGATCTTTCCCGAACTTCCAGAATTCGCCTCGGTTGAAGACGAGAGGCGGCACCGCAAGGAGCGCCTTGTCGCCGCGTGTCGTGCTTTTGCACAGCAGGGCTTCGACTATGGGTTCGCGGGCCATCTGACTGTGCGCGACCCCGAGCGGCCAGAACTTTACTGGACCAATCCGATGTGCGTGCATTTCGCGAAGGTCAAGATGTCGAACCTGATCCTCGTTGACCATACGGGCAAGGTGATCGAGGGCGACTATGCGGTCAATCGGGCCGGGTTCGTGCTGCACGCCAATGTGCATGAAGAGCATCCCGACATTATCGCGATGTGCCATGCGCATACGACCTACGGGGTCGCCTGGTCAGCCACAGGTCGCCCGATCGACCCCATTACACAGGATGCATGCGCATTCTTCGAGGATCACGTAGTCATCGGCGAACAGGGCGGGCAAGTCGCTGTTGAGAACCATGCTGGCAGCGATGTCGCCAAGGCGTTCAAAGGCGTCAAGGCCGCCTTGCATCAGAACCATGGGTTGCTGACCGCCAGCCGGCACTCGATTGAATCGGCAGCCTTCTGGTTTATCGCACTTGAGCGGTGCTGCCAGCAGCAACTCGATATCCTCGCTTCTGGTATCACACCCATTCGTATCCCGGATGATCGGGCGCGCTATAGCCGAGAACATGTTGGCAGCGACTATATCGGTTGGCTGCATTTCCAGACGATCTGGAACCAACTCGTCGAGGATCAACCCGACATGTTTGACTGAAACGGGGCAATGTCTGGCATCGGAATCCGATCGTTCTGACGAGGGTGGGCTCTTATATCCCGTCAGGTTCTTGGCGGACCATGTAGCGCTCGTTGATATGGACCGCCGCCGCACCGACGGCGCGGGCGACAGTGCCAAATGACCCCTGCGCAACCTCTGGATACGGTATGCCACCAAGGTCTATCTGGCTAAGGCGCGACTCCAGCAAGCGTGCCAGACGGCTGCGGACATCTTGCGGCAAAGCGCCGTCAATAATGACCCCCTCGAAATCAATCACAGCGCTGGCCGAGACAATCGCATGGGCCAGACTGCGCGCACTTCGCAAAATCCAATGAGACAGCGCCGGCTCAAAACTGTTCCAGTTCTGATCCGCAAGATGGCGGGCAGGATGCGGCGTGCCCTGATGATCCAGCATCTGATGCAACACGGTCAAAGACGCATGATCCACCAACCTTGTGCCCCCCGGTTCATCTGGAATCCGCAAAGGGCCTAAAGCCCCGGCATTGCCACGGCAGCCGCGAAACACCCCCCCATTCAACACCACCCCACCGCCGATGAACGTCCCGACAAAGAAGTATAAGCTGTCAGGCTTGATCCTGCGCGCGCCAAATACCCATTCAGCGTAGCAGGCGGCGGTCGCATCATTCTCGACCAAGATCGGGCCGGGCAGCAACCCTTCGAGCGTGGCGGCGATGTCGTGCCCACGCCAAACATCCATCTTATCCTGCAACGCCCCAAAATCGCCGGACCAGTGCCAGAGCTGCGACGGGATTGCAATTCCGCTTCCGGCAATCGCGTCGAGGGTGAGTGCCGCTTCTTGGAGCAGTGTGTCCAGATTGTTTTCGACGAAAGCGGTTGCGCGCACTGGCGTCGGGTAATCGTGATCCTGTTCACAGCGCGCGCGTACAGAACCGCAGAAATCGACCACAACCATGTCAAACCCGCGCCGCCCGATTTTCAAGCCGATATGAAAGCGCGCGTCAGGGTTCAGCCGCAGCGGGGTCGATGGCTGGCCGGTCCGCCCGCGCATCGGCTCGCCACGTAGAAGAAAGCCGTCCTCTTCCAACGCGTTCACGATCACCGAAATCGCATTGGGCGACAATCCCGTGACGCGCGTAAGTTCTGCCTTGGTTGCGACGCCGTTCCGCCGGATCAGATGCAGGACAAGCCGTTCGTTATTGTCGCGCACCGTTGTCTGATTTGATCCCTTCACCTTCCTCGACCTCCGCTTGCCAATCGGCCGTAGCCATGAGGACCAACAAATCGCTCGGTTGCGCCGCCCCTACATGCGTTCATACGCAACCCGATCCCATTTCGTAAAGCACTAGATCATTCTTTTATACTTCATTTGAAAGTTTTTATTTGACCGCCAGGGCCCTACATTGCCATGACCTGCTCAGAAGATGCCGAGAATACTGCAATATTAAATCATCTAGCAGTATCTTAATGGTCATGCGCGACGGGAGTAGCGCAAGACTGCACAAGGGGGGAGAATGCCACACACGCGCGTGGTCCAACAGCTCTGCACACAGGTGATGTCCGCGCAAAGCGGCACCGGACGTGTGCTGGTGGCGGTGGCTGGACCGCCCGGTGCTGGCAAATCCACGCTCGCCGCTGAACTTGTCACGGCACTGCGCGCGCAGACAGGTGAAAGCAGTGCGGCCCTTGTTCCAATGGACGGATTCCATCTGGATAATGAGGAGTTGCGCACACGGGGGCTGCTGGCCACAAAAGGCGCGCCCGAAACCTTTGACACAACCGCCTTTGTTGCGCTGGTTGCCGCCATTCGCAAAGACAACGGCGATCTGACGTATCCGCTGTTCGACAGGGCATTGGACAAGACCCTGCCCGATGCCGCAACCTTGCCCGCCGCTGCCCGCATTGTCGTGTTCGAGGGAAACTATCTGTTGTTGCAACAGGGCGGCTGGGCTGCGCTTTCGGGCATGTTCGACGTAACCGCCTTGCTGTCAGTGCCCCTGCCGGTTTTACGCGCGCGGCTTGTTGCGCGCTGGCTTGAGCACGGACTGACAGAACAGGACGCCGAAGCGCGCGCCACGCGCAATGACTTGGTCAATGCGCGTACCGTTCTGGACCATAGCGCGCCTGCTGATCTTTTGCTTTCAGCGCAGTCTGACGGACAGATTGCCATCGAGACAAAACGCGAAAGGGTCAATCGAGCCGGTTGATCTTTTACAGCGCCGCGCGTGCCGTCATGCGCTGCGTTCAAACATAGGGGGAATGGATGGCCGGTGTAAGCATCCAAAATGTCGAGAAAACCTTTGGCGCAACCCGCGTCATTCATGGCATTGATATCGAGATTGAAGATGGTGCCTTTGTCATTCTGGTCGGCCCATCCGGCTGCGGAAAATCAACGCTCTTGCGGATCATTGCAGGGCTGGAAGATGTGACATCCGGCGCGATCAAAATCGGCGGTGTCGAAGTTAATGACATGGCCCCCAAAGACCGGGACATCGCGATGGTGTTTCAGAATTACGGCCTGTATCCGCATATGACCGTGGCGCAGAACATGGGATTTGCGTTGAAGCTTTCTGGCATCTCCAAGGCCGAAATTGCAGAGCGCGTGGGAAATGCAGCCGATATCCTGAACCTGACCCCCCTTCTGGACCGCTACCCCAAACAACTGTCCGGTGGTCAGCGCCAGCGCGTTGCGATGGGCCGCGCCATCGTGCGCGACCCGCAGGTGTTCCTGTTCGACGAACCGCTTTCAAACCTTGATGCGAAGCTGCGCGTGCAGATGCGCGCCGAGATCAAGCAATTGCACCAGCGGCTGAAAGTCACGACCGTTTATGTGACCCATGATCAGATTGAGGCGATGACCATGGCCGATGTGATCGTCGTCATGCATGACGGGGTGGTCAAGCAGGCAGGCTCGCCGTTGGAGCTGTATGACCGGCCCGCCAACCTGTTTGTTGCGGGTTTCATTGGCTCGCCGTCGATGAATTTCGTGGATGCAAAGGTGACAGGCGATACGCTTGTCTTTGACGATGGCCAGACCTTGCCAGTCCCTACAGACGCCACCCTGTCAGACGGGCAGATTGTGCGCGTCGGCATCCGGCCCGAAGACCTGATCGTGGCCGATGCGGGCCTGTCGATGCGCGTCAAGATCGTAGAGCCGACAGGGGCAGAAATTCATGTCGGCGCTCAGATGGGCGGTGTGCCCATGACTGTTGTTTTGCGCGACCGACACGATCTGCACCCCGATCAGGATTTGATCGTCGCGCCACTACCGGGTCGTGCGCACCTGTTTGACCCCAAGACAGAGGCGCGGCTGAACTGAACCGCGTCCACAGAACTTGCAGACATCATGGAGGAGGAAAGACTGATGACTGATCTGACCAGAAAAACCACTATCGCCGGGGGTATTGCCCTTGGCCTGACCATGGCCGGAAGCGCCATGGCGCAAGACACCACCATCCGCTGGGCCTTGCATCCTGGCGCCGAAGCCGATGCGGTCGTCAATTACTTTGCGCC comes from the Roseinatronobacter monicus genome and includes:
- a CDS encoding Fic/DOC family N-terminal domain-containing protein, which produces MLNPTYSPRPLPPSVPLETVPVLKALNRASRALADLKGQARTIPNQGILIDTLALQEAKASSEVENIVTTQDELFQADVFPDDPQSPGAKEVARYRDALRLGHRKLIETGGLIPNSTLIDMFRLLKGRDDSFRVTPGTALKNERSGEIVFVPPQDENEIVTQMTELERFVNDDDLSDLDPLP
- a CDS encoding helix-turn-helix domain-containing protein, which translates into the protein MQPTAPTLILTPADLGKAIRARRLELGLKQADVAMQSGVSNPTISAIENGKDTARIGLVLQVCRDLGLRIRVET
- a CDS encoding HipA domain-containing protein — its product is MPRLELEVFLEAHPAPIGRLTRFDDGAVGFHYITDALAHPLSLSLPVREEPFTDAEARAFFANLLFENAQREQVMQRHGLDFTDIVGLLEHLGGDCPGAVSCVPIGTGPAKTPGDLLSDYDPIDDDTLRRIMVSLRDRRRVPDDTRDPSPLAGVQGKIALAQLPCGRFALPKRGLNVPTTHILKVPRPGEMSAVAQEHLVMTLIAELQRHPVAETQCIGEGDLQGLLITRFDRRIDGTTVSRLHQEDFAQGLGLGPLLKYERNGSGARRFSAEAVGRLLMATEQPGQARQAFLEVTLLNLALGNTDNHAKNHALLYTGQRPTFAPIYDTMPVLIEDQVTHQLAFDIGRAQMTDEITRADLDTFILALGFPRTTPALLARLQQLLTATVAHIPEMSGPVRKRIGDAMAVQTCALAQALEMDIDTPKRDLVVLNRP
- a CDS encoding IS630 family transposase (programmed frameshift), which encodes MGAALALRTDYDGMKLRELARKTKDANQARRLLALAEIYDGGRRSDAARIGGVGLQIVRDWVERFNARGPDGLINGKAPGQQSKLNDEQRRALAAIVESGPTLSVHGVVRWRLSDLRKWIADTFGISLHETSISRELRALGYVKLTARPRHHAQDTAALEDFKKGFAAAVAKLRARLLQGTVIEVWFQDEARVGQKNKITRRWAKRGTRPSAPHDQRTSSSYIFGAICPALGKAAGLVLPACNTEAMALHLAEISQTVAPKAHGAVLVDQAAWHMTDKLVIPDNITIIPIPAKCPELNPVENIWQFMRDNWLSNLIFETYEDIVDHCCKAWNKLVSMPDTITSIGTRDWAQEF
- a CDS encoding IS256 family transposase encodes the protein MKNDTTILPFRQSETIVDPLTELAREGARRMLAEALKAEADAFVASFADEKLDDGRQRIVRHGLGPERQIQTGIGALNVQRPKVRDRMAALDPAQKIRFTSNILPKWARRSVSLDALLPVLYLKGISTGDFQEALSAIMGPDAPNLSPSVISRLTAGWQAEYDAWARRDLSARNYVYIWADGVYLQARMEENAECMLVIIGATPEGKKELIGFQVGLRESSQSWHELLSDLKARGLSVAPKIAVGDGALGFWNALDKAFGSTKHQRCWVHKVKNVLNCFPKQMAAAVKSDLDDIQHAATKAEAKAAMDLFSEKYKQKYEKGVNCLTKDSDALLAFFDFPADHWGHLRTTNPIESVFATVRHRTVRTKGALSQKTAKLMVFTLIQAASKKWLRLNGRNQLPKVIEGITFNDGVEVIFDAPSRAA
- a CDS encoding LysR family transcriptional regulator, producing MKDDRLVEMQVFCTVVQTGSFTAAAHALAVSQPFVSQTIQRLEARLSARLLHRTTRGHRLTPEGARFRDAARKLLDTVERFEADWQQDAMQVDGCLRVSAPIAFGLDRITPLMSDFLKQHPSLALDLRLTDDYENLIDDIVDVAIRMGKLPDSSLMHRRLCSLQRIIVAAPELIARHGTPRTLDDLGRMPCLAWDGSRDHLNLWTFANSGEPVTFRAESRFRSNQGMSLFDMCLAGFGVMRAAEHLARPAIQQGRLVQILSDYTPVDDTAIYAVFLPDRHVVPRIRNFIDFMVSAFRTPNWEDDAEPTSRI
- a CDS encoding class II aldolase/adducin family protein, translated to MLDLGKRVSIYQPEQEGLIFPELPEFASVEDERRHRKERLVAACRAFAQQGFDYGFAGHLTVRDPERPELYWTNPMCVHFAKVKMSNLILVDHTGKVIEGDYAVNRAGFVLHANVHEEHPDIIAMCHAHTTYGVAWSATGRPIDPITQDACAFFEDHVVIGEQGGQVAVENHAGSDVAKAFKGVKAALHQNHGLLTASRHSIESAAFWFIALERCCQQQLDILASGITPIRIPDDRARYSREHVGSDYIGWLHFQTIWNQLVEDQPDMFD
- a CDS encoding ROK family transcriptional regulator; translated protein: MKGSNQTTVRDNNERLVLHLIRRNGVATKAELTRVTGLSPNAISVIVNALEEDGFLLRGEPMRGRTGQPSTPLRLNPDARFHIGLKIGRRGFDMVVVDFCGSVRARCEQDHDYPTPVRATAFVENNLDTLLQEAALTLDAIAGSGIAIPSQLWHWSGDFGALQDKMDVWRGHDIAATLEGLLPGPILVENDATAACYAEWVFGARRIKPDSLYFFVGTFIGGGVVLNGGVFRGCRGNAGALGPLRIPDEPGGTRLVDHASLTVLHQMLDHQGTPHPARHLADQNWNSFEPALSHWILRSARSLAHAIVSASAVIDFEGVIIDGALPQDVRSRLARLLESRLSQIDLGGIPYPEVAQGSFGTVARAVGAAAVHINERYMVRQEPDGI
- a CDS encoding uridine kinase, encoding MPHTRVVQQLCTQVMSAQSGTGRVLVAVAGPPGAGKSTLAAELVTALRAQTGESSAALVPMDGFHLDNEELRTRGLLATKGAPETFDTTAFVALVAAIRKDNGDLTYPLFDRALDKTLPDAATLPAAARIVVFEGNYLLLQQGGWAALSGMFDVTALLSVPLPVLRARLVARWLEHGLTEQDAEARATRNDLVNARTVLDHSAPADLLLSAQSDGQIAIETKRERVNRAG
- a CDS encoding ABC transporter ATP-binding protein; this encodes MAGVSIQNVEKTFGATRVIHGIDIEIEDGAFVILVGPSGCGKSTLLRIIAGLEDVTSGAIKIGGVEVNDMAPKDRDIAMVFQNYGLYPHMTVAQNMGFALKLSGISKAEIAERVGNAADILNLTPLLDRYPKQLSGGQRQRVAMGRAIVRDPQVFLFDEPLSNLDAKLRVQMRAEIKQLHQRLKVTTVYVTHDQIEAMTMADVIVVMHDGVVKQAGSPLELYDRPANLFVAGFIGSPSMNFVDAKVTGDTLVFDDGQTLPVPTDATLSDGQIVRVGIRPEDLIVADAGLSMRVKIVEPTGAEIHVGAQMGGVPMTVVLRDRHDLHPDQDLIVAPLPGRAHLFDPKTEARLN